A single region of the Kwoniella botswanensis chromosome 1, complete sequence genome encodes:
- a CDS encoding 40S ribosomal protein S14, translating to MAPKKVRAPQEQAAVNLGPNAAEGENVFGVAHIFASFNDTFVHVTDLSGKETISRVTGGMKVKADRDESSPYAAMLAAQDVAAKCKEVGITALHVKLRATGGTGTKQPGPGGQAALRALARAGMKIGRIEDVTPIPSDSTRRKGGRRGRRL from the exons atGGCCCCCAAGAAAGTTAGAGCTCCTCAAGAGCAAGCTGCCGTCAACCTCGGTCCTAACGCCGCTGAGGGTGAGAACGTCTTCGGTGTCGCTCACATCTTTGCTTC CTTCAACGACACTTTCGTCCACGTTACCGATCTCTCTGGTAAAGAAACCATCTCCAGAGTTACTGGTGGTATGAAAGTCAAGGCTGATCGAGATGAATCATCT CCTTACGCCGCGATGTTGGCTGCCCAAGACGTTGCCGCCAAATGCAAGGAAGTCGGTATCACCGCTCTCCACGTCAAACTCAGAGCTACCGGTGGTACCGGAACCAAGCAACCTGGTCCTGGTGGTCAAGCCGCTCTCAGAGCTCTCGCCCGAGCAGGTATGAAGATTGGTAGAATCGAAGATGTCACTCCTATCCCATCCGACTCCACTAGAAGAAAGGGtggtagaagaggtagaagacTCTAG